In Phocoena phocoena chromosome 19, mPhoPho1.1, whole genome shotgun sequence, a genomic segment contains:
- the GHDC gene encoding GH3 domain-containing protein codes for MLLPLLPCLALCLLLLPLAVLWRRRPSQDARLSWLVPLQHRVAWGALCWAAAWQRKSLVRSTLHAGQSQQRALRRCLQGAQSPRCPLRGSTDIDVFRNHLPLTKASQLQEEESGVQLLPPASNQYRGEVSLQATLLGLAALKKTCPEVLAPEGTARVTPSSPWPYPLPWPWHALGQLGPAGAKDPRALLLEALRSPGLRALEAGTAVELLDVFLGLEADGEELAEALAAGNPGASLPRRAAELREALEQGPRGLALRLWPKLQVVVTLDAGGQAEAVAALGALWCQGLAFFSPAYAASGGAVGLSLWPEQPHGLYLLPPGGPFIELLPLKEGTREEAAPTVLLAEAQKGKEYELVLTDHTSLTRCRLGDVVQVVGAYNQCPVVRFICRLGQTLSVRGEDTGEDVFSEALGQAVGQWPGARLLDHGCVESSILDSSEGSAPHYEVFVALKGLRNLSEENRDKLDHCLQEASARYKSLRFRGSVGPARVHLVGWGAFRELRAALAACPSAPFPPEMPRVLKHRYLAQYLQRRVVS; via the exons atgctgctgccgctgctgccgtGCCTCGCGCTGTGCCTCCTGCTGCTGCCGCTGGCCGTGCTCTGGCGGCGGCGGCCGTCCCAGGATGCCAGGCTGTCCTGGCTGGTCCCTCTCCAGCACCGTGTGGCATGgggggccctgtgctgggcagccGCCTGGCAGCGGAAGAGCCTAGTGCGGAGCACGCTGCACGCGGGCCAGAGCCAGCAGCGGGCCCTGAGGCGGTGTCTGCAGGGAGCCCAGAGTCCCCGCTGTCCCCTCAGGGGGAGCACAG ATATAGACGTCTTCCGGAATCATCTCCCTCTGACCAAGGCCAGCCAGCTCCAGGAGGAAGAAAGTGGAGTGCAGCTCTTGCCTCCTGCCTCAAACCAGTACCGTGGGGAGGTCTCTCTGCAG GCCACCTTGCTGGGTCTGGCAGCCCTAAAGAAGACCTGCCCGGAAGTGCTGGCCCCAGAAGGCACGGCCCGTGTGACCCCTTCCTCCCCTTGGCCCTACCCCCTCCCTTGGCCTTGGCATGCCCTGGGCCAGTTGGGCCCTGCTGGAGCCAAGGACCCTAGGGCCCTGCTGCTGGAGGCACTGAGGTCCCCGGGCCTGCGGGCTCTGGAAGCTGGGACGGCGGTCGAGCTCCTAGACGTCTTCTTGGGCCTGGAGGCCGATGGCGAAGAGCTGGCTGAGGCCTTAGCTGCTGGGAACCCAGGAGCATCTCTCCCCAGACGGGCAGCTGAGCTGCGGGAGGCCCTGGAGCAGGGACCCCGAGGACTGGCCCTTCGGCTCTGGCCAAAGCTTCAGGTGGTGGTGACTCTGGATGCAGGAGGCCAGGCGGAGGCTGTGGCTGCCCTGGGGGCCTTGTGGTGCCAAGGGCTAGCCTTCTTCTCACCTGCTTATGCTGCCTCTGGAG GGGCGGTGGGCCTGAGTCTGTGGCCAGAGCAGCCCCATGGCCTGTACCTTCTGCCCCCTGGAGGCCCCTTTATTGAGCTGCTCCCACTCAAGGAAGGAACGCGGGAAGAGGCTGCCCCCACCGTCCTACTGGCCGAAGCCCAGAAGGGCAAGGAGTACGAACTGGTGCTGACTGACCACACCAGCCTCACCAG GTGCCGCCTGGGTGACGTGGTCCAGGTGGTTGGTGCCTACAATCAGTGTCCGGTCGTCAGGTTCATCTGCAG GCTGGGCCAGACCCTGAGTGTTCGAGGCGAAGACACTGGTGAGGACGTGTTCTCTGAGGCCTTGGGCCAGGCGGTGGGGCAGTGGCCAGGGGCCAGGCTGTTGGACCATGGCTGTGTGGAGAGCAGCATTCTGG ATTCCTCCGAGGGTTCTGCTCCCCACTATGAGGTGTTTGTGGCACTGAAGGGGCTAAGGAACTTGTCGGAGGAAAATCGAGACAAG CTTGACCACTGCCTTCAGGAAGCCTCCGCTCGCTACAAGTCCCTGCGGTTCCGGGGCAGCGTGGGCCCTGCCCGAGTCcacctggtggggtggggggccttCAGAGAACTGCGGGCAGCCCTCGCTGCCTGCCCctcagcccccttccctcctgagaTGCCCCGGGTTCTCAAGCACAGGTACCTGGCCCAGTACCTGCAGAGGAGGGTGGTGTCCTGA
- the HCRT gene encoding hypocretin neuropeptide precursor — protein sequence MNPPSTKVSWATVTLLLLLLLLPPALLSPGAAAQPLPDCCRQKTCSCRLYELLHGAGNHAAGILTLGKRRPGPPGLQGRLQRLLQASGNHAAGILTMGRRAGAEAAPRPCPGRRCPAEATSSVAPGGRSGV from the exons ATGAATCCTCCTTCTACAAAG GTCTCCTGGGCCACCGTGACGCtgctgctcctgctgctgctgctgccgcctgCACTGCTGTCGCCCGGGGCGGCCGCGCAGCCTCTGCCCGACTGCTGCCGTCAGAAGACGTGCTCCTGCCGCCTCTACGAGCTACTGCACGGCGCGGGCAATCACGCGGCCGGCATCCTCACGCTGGGCAAGCGGCGGCCCGGGCCCCCGGGCCTCCAGGGCCGGTTGCAGCGCCTCCTGCAGGCCAGTGGCAACCACGCGGCCGGCATCCTGACCATGGGCCGCCGCGCAGGCGCAGAGGCAGCGCCGCGCCCCTGCCCCGGGCGCCGGTGTCCCGCTGAGGCCACCTCGTCTGTCGCGCCCGGGGGACGGTCCGGGGTCTGA